The sequence below is a genomic window from Cryobacterium arcticum.
GCCAGCCGGGTGCCGGATGGGCCCAGGTACCGTTCGTCCACCACTCCGGCCTGCATGAGCGGCACCAGGAGCGAACGCTCCGTGGCGCTGCCGGGCTGGGCGGCGGCATCCGTCGCCGCGGCGACCGCGGGGCCGTCGTCGTCCACCAGCACCACCTCTTCCTGGGCGATGCCGGCCGCGTCCAGGCGGCGCAAGGCGTTCTTGCGTCCGCCGACCGAGGCCTTCGACGCGGATGTCTTGGCCACCGACACCCATTGGTCCGCGTCGTCCTTGTGCGCCACGAGCTTGTAGACCATGCCGGCCGCCGGGGCGCCGGATCCGGTCACGAGCGAGGTGCCCACCCCGAACGCATCGACGGGGGACGCCGACAGGGCGGCAATCGAGTACTCGTCGAGGTCGCTGGTCACGGTGATGCGGGTGTTCACGGCGCCCAGAGAGTCCAGCTGCGCGCGCGCGGCGGCCGCGACGGTGGGCAGGTCGCCGGAGTCGATCCGGATCGAGCCCAGGCCGGTGCCTGCCACGGCCACAGCGAGCTCGATACCCCGCTCGATGTTGTAGGTGTCCACCAGCAGGGTGGTGGACGTGCCGAAGGCGTCCACCTGGGCGCGGAAGGCATCCTCTTCGCTGTCGTGCAGCAGAGTGAAGGAGTGCGCGGCCGTGCCCATGGTGGGGATGCCCCAGCTGCGGCCCGCCTCGAGGTTGCTGGTGGCGGCGAATCCGGCGATGTACGCGGCGCGGGCGGCGGCCACAGCGGAGTATTCGCCGGTGCGGCGCGAACCCATCTCGGCCAGCGGGCGGCCCAGGCTCACCGACACCATCCGGGCGGCGGCGCTGGCGACGGCACTGTCGTAGTTGAGCACGCTGAGGATGAGCGTCTCGAGCACCACGCACTCGGCGAAGGTGCCGTCGACCTGGATCAGCGGGGAGCCGGGGAAGTACGCGTCGCCCTCGCGGTAGCCCCAGATGTTGCCGCTGAAGGAGTAGTCCGCCAGCCAGTCGAGGGTGGGCGGGCGCACCACGTCATTGGCGCGCAGCCAGTCGAGCTCGGCGTCGCCGAAGCGGAAGTCCCGGATCAGATCGAGCAGCCGGCCGGTGCCGGCCACGATGCCGTAGCGCCGGCCCGAGGGCAGCCGCCGGGCGAAGGCCTCGAACATGCACTCCCGGTTGGCGGTGCCGCTCTGGATGGCGGCATCCACCATGGTGAGTTCGTAGCGGTCGGTTCGTAGCGCAGAAGACTCGGTCACGCGGGCAAGCCTAGCCGCCCGGCCTGTCCGGCCGCGGTCCGCAGGCCGAGCTGTCTGCCGGTCGGGCTGTCCGCCGGTCGGCCGGACTGTTTGGTGAGATGCCCGCGCGTCACCCGGGCCGCCCGGAGTGGGCGGCTGCAGGGTGACTCGGGGAAGGCCTACAGGGCGCCGAAGGCGACGATGCAGTTCTGGCCGCCGAAGCCGAACGCGTTCACCAGGGCGTGCTTGATCGGCTGGATCCGCGCGGTGAGCGGCGTGTAGTCCAGGCCGCACTCCGGGTCGGGGGTGCGCAGGTTGATGGTGGGCGGCACGATGCCGTTCTTGATCGACAGGGCGCCGATCAGGGCGGACAGCGCCCCAGCCGCACCGATCATGTGCCCGGTCATCGACTTGGGCGCCGTGATAGAGATCTTGTCGGCGAAGTGCCGCAACGACTGACGGATGGCCAGCGTCTCAGCCTTGTCGTTCGCCTGGGTGGACGTGCCGTGGGCCACGATCATGTCGATGTCGGCCGGGTTGAGCTTGCTCCGGTCGAGGGCCCGGGTGATCGCCTGGCTGGCGTACTGGCCGGACGGGTCGGGGGCCACGATGCTGAAGCCGTCGCTGGTGAGGGCGCCGCCGAGCACCTCGGCGTAGACACGGGCTCCGCGGGCCTTGGCGTGCGAGAGCAGCTCCATGACGAACACCACGGCGCCCTCGCCGAAGACGAGACCGTTGCGGTTGGCGTCGAACGGGCGGCTGGCCTCGGCAGGCACCTCGTTGTGGGTGGACGCCGCGTGCATGGCGTTGAGGCCGGCGAACATCACCGGGGTGATGGCCGCTTCGACGCCGCCGGCGATGACGACGTCGGCGTCGCCCATCACGAGCATGGTGCGGGCCTCGAGCAGCGCGTATGCGCCGCTGGCGCAGGCCAGGGCGCTCGCGTTGACCGGGCCGTGCACGCCCAGATCAATGGCGATCTCACAGGCGGCCATGTTCATCAGGGATGACGGCACGAAGCGGGGAGAGATACGTCGGGGGCTGCCGGCGTTGACGTGCTCGGTCGCATCTTGGATTTCGGCGTAGCCGGAGACCGCACTGTTGACGATGACGGCCGTGTGGATGCCCTCCATCGACGGACCGAAGCCGGCGTCGGCGACGGCCTCGCGGGCCGCGGCGATGGCCATCTGCGAGGCGCGGGAGGCGCGCTTGGCCTGCTTGACCGACATGCGGGTGACGGGGTCGAACCCCTTGACCTCGCCGGCGATCTGAGTGGGCAGGTCCGTGGCGTCGAACTGCGTAATGCGAGCCACTCCGCTGCGGCCGTTGGTGAGGCCGTCCCAGGTCTCGGTCCACGAATTACCGAGCGGTGTGAGGGCCCCGAGTCCGGTGATTACGACGCGATCAGTCATGACGATCATCTCCTCAGACGGCACGAGGGACGTCTTACGGTGCGGCTCTGCCTGGTTGGCCTGGCCCATATGCCGAGTGTAGTTACGGGTATATGCAGCCCCACGTACGTTGGAGCGTTCTGGGCATATGGCGGTGTCACGCCAGGTGAAATGCCGAACCCGGTTAGGCTTGATTGTTGTGACGGATGCACCGATTGGGATTTTCGACTCCGGCGTCGGCGGGCTCACCGTCGCCCGGGCCATCAAGGACCAACTGCCCAACGAATCCATTCTGTATATCGGTGACACGGCGCATTCGCCGTACGGGCCGAAGAAGATCGCCGACGTGCGCGAGTACGCGCTCGAGGTGCTCGACGACCTGGTGGCCCAAGATGTGAAGTTGCTGGTAATCGCCTGCAACACCGCTTCGGCCGCCGTGTTGCGCGATGCCCGGGAGCGGTACAGCGTCCCCGTGATCGAGGTGATCCAGCCCGCGGTGCGCCGTGCGGTCGGCACCACGCGCAACAAGAGGGTGGGCGTGGTCGGCACCGCCGGAACCGTGAACTCACGCGCGTACAACGACGCGTTCGCCGCGGCCACCGACATCCAGCTGTTCTCGCAGGCCTGCCCGCGCTTCGTCGAGTTCGTCGAATCCGGGGTGACCACCGGAGCCGAGGTGCTGCGGGTCGCCGAGGAGTACCTCGCCCCGCTCAAGGCCGCCGACGTGGACACGCTCGTGCTCGGCTGCACCCACTACCCGTTCCTGCGCGGCGTGATCTCCTACGTCATGGGCGACGCAGTGACCCTGGTCTCCAGCCACACCGAGACCGCGAACGATGTCTACCGCACCCTGGTGGGCCAGCACCTCGAACGGGTCGAAACCGCACCCCCCAGCTACCGCTACGAAGCCACCGGCGACAGCGCCGACGACTTCCTGCGGCTCGCCCATCGCCTGCTCGGCCCGGAGATCTCCCGGGTCGACCTGGTTGCCACGGGCACCATCAGTCTCAGCGAGGTGGCCAGACTGGCCGCATCGTCCACCACCCCGCGTCTTTTCAAGGAGAACCCGTGACCGACATCCTGCGTGCCGACGGCCGTACCAACGACCAGCTGCGTCCCGTGACCATCGAACGCGGCTGGAGCGAGCAAGCCGAAGGCTCCGCCCTCATCTCGTTCGGCCGCACCAAGGTGCTCGCCACGGCCTCGTTCACCAACGGTGTGCCCCGCTGGATGGCCGGCAAGGGCAAGGGCTGGGTGACCGCCGAGTACTCGATGCTGCCCCGCTCCACGAACTCCCGCATGGACCGCGAATCGGTCAAGGGCCGCATCGGCGGCCGCACCCACGAGATCAGCCGTCTGATCGGTCGCAGCCTCCGCGCCGTGGTGGACATGAAGGCCCTCGGCGAGAACACCATCGTCATCGACTGCGACGTGCTGCAGGCGGATGGCGGCACCCGCACCGCCGCGATCACCGGAGCGTACGTGGCCCTGGCCGACGCCCTCGAATGGGGCCGCGAGAAGAAGTTCATCGCCCAGAAGGCTCAGCCGCTCACCGACAGCGTCGCCGCCGTCTCGGTGGGCATCATCGCCGGAGTGCCGATGCTCGACCTGGCGTACACCGAAGACGTGCGCGCCGAGACCGACATGAACGTCGTCGTCACCGGCCGGGGCAAGTTCATCGAGGTGCAGGGCACCGCCGAGGGCGCTCCGTTCGACCGCAGCGAGCTCGACTCCCTGCTGGACCTCGCCCTCGGCGGAGCCATCACGCTCACCGACCTGCAGAAGACCACGCTGGGCCGCTGATGCGCGTCGTTCTCGCCACCCACAACGCCCACAAGGTCGAGGAGCTGCGCCGGATCCTCGCGCCCATGCTGCCGGGCCTGGAGGTTCTGGCCTACGACGGGCCGGAGCCGGTCGAGAACGGCGCCACCTTCACCGAGAACGCACTGATCAAGGCGCGGGCCGCCGCCGCGCACACGGGGTTGCCGGCCATCGCCGACGACTCGGGCATCTGCGTGGACGTGCTGGGCGGCGCCCCCGGCATCTTCTCCGCGCGTTGGGGCGGCCCCGCCCGGGACTCAGAGGAAAACCTGCGCCTACTGCTCTGGCAGATCAGCGATATGGCCGACGAACACCGCGCGGGGCACTTCACCTGCGTGGCCGCGTTGGCCCTGCCGAGCGGCGAGGAACGCGCCGTCACGGGGGAGTGGCCTGGCCGCATCCTGCACGCCCCGGCCGGCGCCGGCGGGT
It includes:
- a CDS encoding beta-ketoacyl-[acyl-carrier-protein] synthase family protein, producing the protein MTDRVVITGLGALTPLGNSWTETWDGLTNGRSGVARITQFDATDLPTQIAGEVKGFDPVTRMSVKQAKRASRASQMAIAAAREAVADAGFGPSMEGIHTAVIVNSAVSGYAEIQDATEHVNAGSPRRISPRFVPSSLMNMAACEIAIDLGVHGPVNASALACASGAYALLEARTMLVMGDADVVIAGGVEAAITPVMFAGLNAMHAASTHNEVPAEASRPFDANRNGLVFGEGAVVFVMELLSHAKARGARVYAEVLGGALTSDGFSIVAPDPSGQYASQAITRALDRSKLNPADIDMIVAHGTSTQANDKAETLAIRQSLRHFADKISITAPKSMTGHMIGAAGALSALIGALSIKNGIVPPTINLRTPDPECGLDYTPLTARIQPIKHALVNAFGFGGQNCIVAFGAL
- the rdgB gene encoding RdgB/HAM1 family non-canonical purine NTP pyrophosphatase, giving the protein MMRVVLATHNAHKVEELRRILAPMLPGLEVLAYDGPEPVENGATFTENALIKARAAAAHTGLPAIADDSGICVDVLGGAPGIFSARWGGPARDSEENLRLLLWQISDMADEHRAGHFTCVAALALPSGEERAVTGEWPGRILHAPAGAGGFGYDPIFQPDGHDVSAAELPAEVKNAQSHRAIAFAALGPVLTELLG
- a CDS encoding nicotinate phosphoribosyltransferase, giving the protein MTESSALRTDRYELTMVDAAIQSGTANRECMFEAFARRLPSGRRYGIVAGTGRLLDLIRDFRFGDAELDWLRANDVVRPPTLDWLADYSFSGNIWGYREGDAYFPGSPLIQVDGTFAECVVLETLILSVLNYDSAVASAAARMVSVSLGRPLAEMGSRRTGEYSAVAAARAAYIAGFAATSNLEAGRSWGIPTMGTAAHSFTLLHDSEEDAFRAQVDAFGTSTTLLVDTYNIERGIELAVAVAGTGLGSIRIDSGDLPTVAAAARAQLDSLGAVNTRITVTSDLDEYSIAALSASPVDAFGVGTSLVTGSGAPAAGMVYKLVAHKDDADQWVSVAKTSASKASVGGRKNALRRLDAAGIAQEEVVLVDDDGPAVAAATDAAAQPGSATERSLLVPLMQAGVVDERYLGPSGTRLAREQNAAAMRELPVDAFRLGRGDAVIPTVFA
- the murI gene encoding glutamate racemase, yielding MTDAPIGIFDSGVGGLTVARAIKDQLPNESILYIGDTAHSPYGPKKIADVREYALEVLDDLVAQDVKLLVIACNTASAAVLRDARERYSVPVIEVIQPAVRRAVGTTRNKRVGVVGTAGTVNSRAYNDAFAAATDIQLFSQACPRFVEFVESGVTTGAEVLRVAEEYLAPLKAADVDTLVLGCTHYPFLRGVISYVMGDAVTLVSSHTETANDVYRTLVGQHLERVETAPPSYRYEATGDSADDFLRLAHRLLGPEISRVDLVATGTISLSEVARLAASSTTPRLFKENP
- the rph gene encoding ribonuclease PH, coding for MTDILRADGRTNDQLRPVTIERGWSEQAEGSALISFGRTKVLATASFTNGVPRWMAGKGKGWVTAEYSMLPRSTNSRMDRESVKGRIGGRTHEISRLIGRSLRAVVDMKALGENTIVIDCDVLQADGGTRTAAITGAYVALADALEWGREKKFIAQKAQPLTDSVAAVSVGIIAGVPMLDLAYTEDVRAETDMNVVVTGRGKFIEVQGTAEGAPFDRSELDSLLDLALGGAITLTDLQKTTLGR